The Pleuronectes platessa chromosome 11, fPlePla1.1, whole genome shotgun sequence genome includes a window with the following:
- the LOC128450720 gene encoding thrombospondin-1, with protein MMLCGIFLLLMLWRCEGARLAENRDDNSVYDLFDLAQVGKRNHGVSVVKGADPYSPAYKVLNADLIPPVPDSSFRDLLDSIQAERGFLLLANLKQFKRSRGSLLTIEKNDGSGPIFEIISNGKASTLDLVYSTMSQQQVVSIEDADLATGHWKNVTLFVQDDRAQLFVGCEEINVSELDVPIQKVLTQEVADIARLRVGKGAVKERFMGVLQNVRFVFGTTLDAILRNKGCQSGASLTDVMTLDNPVNGSSPAIRTDYTGHKSKDVCGLSCEDIASMFKELKSLGVVVKQLSHKLGKVTEDSNLLKSHMNIHSGVCFHNGIMYNNKDEWTVDDCTECTCQNSATVCRKISCPLIPCANATVPDGECCPRCGTPSDYAEDGWSPWSEWTHCSVTCGRGIQQRGRSCDRINSNCEGTSVQTRDCYPQECDKRFKQDGGWSHWSPWSSCSVTCGEGVITRIRLCNSPTPQLDGRDCQGEGRQTEICQKSPCPINGGWGPWSPWDTCTVTCGGGVQNRKRLCSDPVPKYGGKDCVGDADTSQLCNKEDCPIDGCLSSPCFSGTKCTSFPDGSFKCGKCPLGYRGNGVICKDIDECKEVSDACHTHNGIHRCENTEPGYNCMPCPARFSGPQPFGKGVEQATAKKQVCTPRNPCLDGTHDCNKNAKCIYLGVFSDSMFRCECRPGYAGNGLICGEDTDLDGWPNTNLLCVENATYHCKKDNCPNLPNSGQEDHDKDGLGDECDNDDDNDRIPDDRDNCPRVYNPAQYDADRDDVGDRCDNCVYEANTDQTDTDNNGEGDACAVDIDGDGILNENDNCPYVYNVDQRDTDRDGVGDHCDNCPLEHNPDQFDADSDLIGDKCDNNQDIDEDGHQNNLDNCPYIPNANQADHDKDGKGDACDHDDDNDGIPDEKDNCRLAFNPDQLDSDGNGRGDVCKDDFDQDNVLDINDVCPENFAISETDFRRFQMVPLDPKGTSQIDPNWVVRHQGKELVQTVNCDPGIAVGYDEFSAVDFKGTFFINTDRDDDYAGFVFGYQSSSRFYTVMWKQITQTYWSQTPTKAQGYSGLSIKVVNSTTGPGEHLRNALWHTGDTPDQVRTLWHDPKNIGWKDFTAYRWHLIHRPKTGLIRVVMFEGKRIMADSGNIFDKTYAGGRLGLYVFSQEMVYFSDLKYECRDT; from the exons ATGATGCTGTGCGGCATCTTTTTGCTCTTGATGCTTTGGAGGTGCGAAGGTGCAAGACTGGCAG agaaCCGTGATGATAACAGTGTATATGACTTATTCGACCTGGCACAAGTCGGCAAGAGAAACCACGGAGTGAGCGTGGTGAAAGGTGCGGACCCCTACAGTCCCGCGTACAAGGTCCTGAACGCAGACCTGATCCCCCCTGTCCCAGACAGCTCCTTCAGGGACCTCCTTGACTCCATCCAGGCCGAGAGGGGCTTCCTTCTCCTCGCCAACCTCAAGCAGTTCAAGAGGAGCCGCGGCAGCCTCCTCACCATCGAGAAGAACGATGGATCCGGACCCATCTTTGAGATCATCTCCAACGGCAAGGCGAGCACCCTGGACTTGGTCTACTCCACCATGAGCCAGCAGCAGGTGGTGTCCATTGAGGACGCAGACTTGGCTACCGGACACTGGAAGAATGTCACATTGTTCGTGCAGGATGACCGTGCTCAGCTCTTTGTTGGCTGCGAGGAGATCAATGTGTCAGAGCTGGACGTGCCCATCCAGAAGGTGCTGACCCAGGAGGTGGCAGACATCGCCAGGCTCAGGGTTGGAAAGGGGGCTGTAAAGGAAAGATTCATG GGAGTCCTTCAGAATGTGCGCTTTGTCTTTGGGACAACTCTTGATGCCATACTGAGAAATAAGGGCTGCCAGAGTGGAG CATCCTTAACTGATGTCATGACCTTGGACAACCCAGTCAACGGCTCCAGTCCTGCTATTAGGACTGATTACACCGGCCACAAATCCAAAG ATGTCTGTGGCCTCTCCTGTGAGGATATCGCCAGTATGTTTAAGGAGCTCAAGAGTCTCGGTGTAGTTGTCAAACAGCTGTCGCACAAGCTCGGCAAAGTG ACTGAGGACAGCAATCTGCTGAAGTCTCACATGAACATCCACAGTGGAGTTTGCTTCCACAATGGCATCATGTACAACAACAAAGATGAATGGACTGTGGACGACTGCACTGAGTGCACCTGCCAG AACTCTGCTACTGTGTGTCGCAAAATCTCCTGCCCTCTGATCCCATGTGCTAATGCCACCGTGCCCGACGGAGAGTGCTGCCCTCGCTGTGGAACAC CGAGTGACTATGCTGAGGATGGATGGTCTCCCTGGTCTGAATGGACCCATTGTTCAGTGACTTGTGGTCGTGGCATCCAGCAACGTGGACGCTCCTGTGACCGAATCAACAGCAATTGTGAGGGCACATCTGTCCAGACCCGTGACTGCTATCCTCAGGAATGTGACAAACGCT TCAAACAGGATGGTGGTTGGAGTCACTGGTCCCCCTGGTCTTCATGCTCTGTGACCTGTGGTGAGGGGGTCATCACCCGAATCCGCCTCTGCAACTCTCCCACGCCCCAGTTGGATGGCAGGGACTGCCAGGGAGAAGGACGTCAGACTGAAATATGCCAGAAGTCGCCTTGCCCTA TCAATGGAGGTTGGGGACCTTGGTCACCATGGGACACCTGCACTGTTACTTGTGGTGGAGGAGTTCAGAACCGCAAACGTCTCTGCTCTGACCCCGTCCCCAAATATGGTGGAAAAGACTGTGTTGGTGATGCCGACACGTCTCAATTGTGTAACAAAGAGGACTGTCCTATTG ATGGTTGTCTGTCAAGCCCATGCTTCTCTGGCACAAAGTGCACCAGCTTCCCTGATGGTTCTTTCAAGTGTGGCAAGTGTCCCCTTGGCTATCGTGGGAATGGCGTCATCTGCAAGGACATTGATGAGTGTAAAGAAGTATCTGATGCTTGCCACACTCATAACGGAATCCATCGCTGTGAGAATACTGAGCCTGGTTACAACTGTATGCCTTGCCCCGCACGTTTCTCTGGCCCTCAGCCCTTTGGAAAAGGAGTGGAACAGGCAACTGCTAAAAAACAG GTTTGCACACCTCGTAACCCTTGCCTGGATGGTACCCATGACTGCAATAAAAATGCGAAATGCATCTACTTGGGTGTCTTCTCCGACTCCATGTTCCGCTGCGAGTGCAGGCCAGGATACGCCGGGAATGGCCTGATCTGTGGCGAGGACACTGACCTGGATGGATGGCCCAACACTAACCTGCTGTGTGTGGAGAACGCTACCTACCACTGCAAGAAG GATAACTGCCCCAACCTTCCCAACTCTGGTCAGGAAGACCATGACAAAGATGGCCTGGGTGATGAATGTGACAATGATGATGACAATGATAGGATCCCCGATGATAGG GACAATTGCCCAAGAGTGTACAACCCTGCCCAGTACGACGCAGACAGAGATGATGTTGGCGACCGTTGTGACAACTGTGTTTACGAGGCCAACACTGACCAAACCGACACGGACAACAATGGAGAGGGTGATGCCTGTGCAGTTGACATTGATGGCGATG GCATTCTGAATGAGAACGACAACTGCCCCTATGTTTACAATGTGGACCAGAGAGATACGGATAGAGATGGTGTGGGAGACCATTGTGACAACTGCCCTCTGGAGCACAATCCTGATCAG TTCGACGCTGACtcagatctcattggagacaaGTGCGACAACAACCAGGACATTGACGAGGACGGTCACCAGAACAACTTGGACAACTGCCCCTACATCCCTAATGCCAACCAGGCAGACCATGACAAGGATGGCAAGGGTGATGCCTGCGACCATGATGACGACAATGACGGCATCCCCGATGAAAAAGACAACTGTCGACTGGCCTTTAACCCTGATCAACTGGATTCTGATG gtaATGGCCGTGGTGATGTGTGCAAAGACGATTTTGATCAAGACAATGTTCTGGACATCAATGATGTGTGTCCAGAGAACTTTGCCATCAGCGAAACAGACTTCCGCAGATTCCAGATGGTTCCTCTGGACCCCAAGGGTACCTCCCAGATTGACCCCAACTGGGTGGTCCGGCATCAGGGCAAGGAGTTGGTCCAGACAGTCAATTGTGATCCTGGCATTGCTGTTG GTTATGATGAGTTCAGTGCAGTGGATTTCAAAGGAACATTCTTCATCAACACGGACAGAGATGATGATTACGCTGGGTTTGTGTTTGGATACCAGTCCAGCTCACGCTTCTACACGGTCATGTGGAAACAGATCACACAGACCTACTGGTCCCAAACACCCACTAAAGCTCAAGGCTACTCTGGCCTGTCAATCAAAGTGGTCAACTCCACCACTGGCCCTGGTGAGCACTTGAGGAATGCCCTGTGGCACACCGGGGACACCCCAGACCAG GTTCGCACTCTGTGGCATGACCCCAAGAACATCGGCTGGAAGGACTTCACGGCCTACAGATGGCACCTGATCCATAGACCCAAGACTGGACTTATCAG GGTGGTCATGTTTGAAGGCAAGAGAATCATGGCCGATTCCGGAAACATCTTTGACAAGACATACGCTGGTGGGCGACTAGGCTTGTACGtcttctctcaggagatggttTACTTCTCCGACCTC